Below is a window of Carettochelys insculpta isolate YL-2023 chromosome 4, ASM3395843v1, whole genome shotgun sequence DNA.
ACCAGTGACGACACTCGCGCTGGCTACAAGGAAAGCCAGCGGCGGCGCCATAAAGCCAAGCGCTGGCGCTATCGCCAGCAGCCCAAGAGGGGGCAGAGCGGTGCCAGGCCCGGCTAGGAGCCCTTCCTCCAGCACAGGAACTCGCGGCGCAGGCGCTCCCGTGAGTCAGCAGCGGGCCGGGCGGCGGCCATGCGAGGCTGGGGGAGCCGAAGGCTGGCCTCGGCGCTGCTGGGTGGACCGCCCCCGCGGGGTGGAGCAGGCGCGGCCGCGCTGAGGCGCTGCTCTGGCGGGCGgacggggccggggccggggccggggccgcgtGCGCCGTTCGATCGGGAGCTGCTGCAGTTCTTGGTCTGCCCACTGTCCAAGAAGCCGCTGAGGTGAGGCCCGCCcgcttcccttccccacagctcctcGGCCCGGCGGGTGGcggctgctcctcccaccccgcTGCCCCAAACACGTCGCACGCGTTTGGAACTCGGCCGTGTCCGCACAAGTGTCGCCCCCCCACCACGTGCGCTCACCGTGACCGCGTTCTGTGCGCTGAGCCGCGCTGTCCTGGGGTACCGCCTCTGACCGCTCAGAAAAGAGGCCACCCCCGCGAGGGAGTGTGTCCCTGTGACCTCTGCCAGCTCCCGTCCAGCCGCTACACCAGGTGcatgcggggcggggggtagaGACTGGTACAGATACGTCTCCTcctttatatggtaaccctacgcTGTCCTAATCAGAACCGCAGCCCAGTATTGCCCTTAACCCGGCACAAGACCTGGTTTTAAACTGAGCCCTATCCTGAATTTGAATGAGATGTGATCCCATCAGTCCCCCTGAGCTCTCCTTTGTTCAGCAGCTCTGCCTGGGGGCTTTGCCTACACTACAGCGACCCTTccaaagagtaacagagaggaagccatgctagtctttacactatcaaaacaaaaagcagtcaagtagcactttaaagactagcaaaatagtttattaggtgagctttcgttcttttctgaaaaacttcttttgaaagagtgcgtccacacacaacaaAGCTCATCCAAAAAATGGATCCGCTCTTTCAATAAAAagcatccacccagcccccattctttcaaaagaacgggccagggatcgaaaaatccagtgccataagGACTGCCCTTTctaaagaagggcctgcagagtgtctacatgtgctttttttccccccctcaaaataaacttttgaaagaaggcgcttttcctgatcccagagtggaagagagcttccagaagaagagctgcattctttcgatttcagatcaaaagaacgcattttgtgtgtggatgctcggtgtgttcttttgaaaaagggctggattttttgAAAGTGCTTGCAAGTATAGATGCAGTCTAACTGAACTGTGTATTTGTTCTTGCAGGGAGGTGTGTTAAATGGAAGGGGGTTGTACATCACATGGACTTCTCTAtgccttttgggggtggggtggacctTTTTTCCAGGGGACAAAATAAAACCCTTCAATCCAACCTGCAAAGCTTGTTGTTCTGGAATAACGAGGCATTTAgctcaaaatagtaactccaccaaaatgaacaattttcacacacaccccaattttgaaatcaacttattgtatactaagcagaggtaattactaCTTAATTGGCCTAGAGGAAGGCATCCtgtcattgctcttatttcaaaattgggctctccagtgtgaatgctcaattttcaaatgctcttgcagtgtgaatgcttTTTTTAGAAATAATGTATTTTGATGTTATAATGTCAAAAtacattatttctgaaaaatgctgcagtgtagacatagccatgcacACACTCCCTCCATTTTTACCCATTTCCCTCCACAGGCATGGTACTTAGATCTACTATAATTAGTTGCAATACAGCAAAAGGTGGGACTAGATTGTAATCTTTCAGGTTCATGACTGGGAAGCATGCTCTGCAGAAGTTTCATTCTGCCATAATTTCTATTTATATCTTCTCCACTGCAGATACAGCCACAATAAAGTACCATGTGAATACATAATTGTGAAATACAGTAGAATTAAACAGTTCCCAACTGCATGGATCTAGGGTGCCTAAGTACTTGAGTTTTCATTTTCATAACTTAAATGTTACATATTTTGTTACGAAGAGGGTCATATCCTGCCCCAATTCTACATAGCATTTTTGAAGGGacaatttccttctttgacagtgTGTCCTGGTTACTTTCTGTTAGGATAGTTCTCACAGTTTCTAGCAACATACTTATGTACAGATGTTCATTTTAGTTGTCTTTCCACCCTCTTCAGAcaaaaatgttgcttttttttcccttacaCTATTTGATCAGGTATGAAGAATCCACCAATGAACTAATTAACGAAGAGCTGGGCATTGCATATCCCATCATTGATGGTATTCCTAATATGATCCCTCAGGCTGCAAGGATGATTGCCAGAAAGGCTGAGGATGAAGAATCGAAGCAAACCTAGATAGCTGTTGTCATTTAAAAGCAAAACCTGAAGACTAACCTACATCCACAGTAACAAGGGAAGAAAAATGTTCCTGTCTTTGCCTACACTAACTGTACTTGTTCCACTATTGTCTTTAGCTGGTCTGTTTTATTCAGCCAGCGTGGATGAAAACTTCCCAGCGGGTTGCACCAGCACAACCAGCTTGTGTTTCTACAGTCTGCTTCTTCCTGTTACCATACCAGTCTATGTATTCTTTCACCTTTGGACCTGGATGGGTATTAAACTTTTTAGACACAATTAATAAGACAAAAGCTTAGAAGGCACTGCAAAAGTAGACTTGCCAACCTTGTGGCTGCTCAAGTGGAGCAGTTTATCTACCCTAATGTTCCATGCAATTTCTGTAGTCTCCAACTCAAAACTAGCATTTGTGGTAGTCTTTATTAATTCTCACAATGGCACCTGAAAATGTAGGTTCTTCCATATTAGTGTTCAATCAAAATGGATGGCTATGTTGTAAGGATACAACACAAGCATGTCAGAGGTGCGGTCTCTTTGCTAAAAATAAATTTTGTGCTCTGAGATTAATTATTTTACATAGGTGGTTATGGTGAGTTTCACTATGCCTCTTCAAATGATCAGCACTGTCATTCTATATTCCCCTGCCTGATGTGAACTGATGTTTGCAGTGGCATGCATTTGTATTACTGTGCTATGGAAATAGAGTATAATAAACCAAACTTGTATCTGAATGTGCTCTGCATATTCTGTATTAAGAGCTCTTCAGTCAGTATTGCAATGTGACCCCGTTTTAGATGGCATCCATTTAGGCACCTGGGGTGCTGTAGGTTTTATTTTAGATGGGGAAAGTGAAAAGTAATTGCTCTAGTCCAATTACAGGGGGAATCAAGACAGATCATTTGTTATgattgaaataggcattattacCAGGATAGGAGAgctggcccagctcctggaaccTGTGCCAACTGCCAGCCTGTGCCTGTGCCCTCCCCGCTGGGAATACCAATGGTGCAGCCTCTTGCCAGATCTGTGATATCTTGGGAAATGAAGTAAGTGAGCAGAGCTGAGAATCAGGCTCATTAAAGTACCCACCAGTTGTTGTTAGGTGACTCTTAGATATCGGTGAGAACCCAAGTCTTTATCTACATGGTGGGGTAATGCATGGTACAGTGCCGGAGTCTTTTATAAATTGCAGCAACATGTTATGCATTAATTGGCCTGGTTACACCCCAGTAGTGTACTGTTTGAAACTATGACTAGGTCCACACTGGCCGcagaagatcaaatgcttaggaactccttgcgagccgcAAGCATTAAGGAATGTTGGCGGGAGGAGTGCGCCCATCAACATTCTGCGGTGAGGAAAGGGACCAATGTTGACAGCAGCA
It encodes the following:
- the PIGY gene encoding phosphatidylinositol N-acetylglucosaminyltransferase subunit Y, translating into MFLSLPTLTVLVPLLSLAGLFYSASVDENFPAGCTSTTSLCFYSLLLPVTIPVYVFFHLWTWMGIKLFRHN